A window of Macrotis lagotis isolate mMagLag1 chromosome 1, bilby.v1.9.chrom.fasta, whole genome shotgun sequence genomic DNA:
tcagattggctaacatgacagaaaaaaaaatgctgaagtggAAAAATAGGAACTTCaactgcattgttggtggaactatgaactagtccaaccattttggggaacaatttagaactttaaccaggggcagctaggtggcgcagtggatagagcactggccctggagtcaggagtacctgagttcaaatccagcctcagacacttaataattacctagctatatggccttgggcaagccacttaaccccatttgctttgcaaaaaaaaaaaaccaaaaaaaaaaaactaaaaaaactagaacttTAACCAAAGTCTACAAAATTGTACAGACTTAGacccagccataccactactaggtcagtatcccaaagagatcaaaggaaaaggaaaggacccccatgtacaaaatatttatagcagctctttttgtggtggcaaaaaataaGAACCTGTGTGGATGCTCCATTGGGAACTAGCTGAAGAAGTTGCAGTCCATGGttttgatagaatactattgttctgtaagaaatgatgagaggatgctttcagaaaaacttacatgaattgatacaggATGAAATGAGTAGGACTAGGAGAACACTATACtcagtaacagcaataatgtaATGATAATCACTATGGAAGATTTAGCTACTGTGATCAAGATAATGATCCACAACAATTCCAAAAGAgttgtgatgaaaaatgttatctacctccagagagaattGATTGTGCAGTTTGAAGCATAatcccccttcctttttcttttcttttttaaacatggctaatgtggaaatagaTTTTTGTATGCTTGCATATATATGATGGGAATTGTATTGCTTGCCTTAATGGATAAGGagaatggagggagaaagaatttggaactaaaaattattaaaaaaaagaatatttgtcaGCTTCTGTTGTCAATCTAATCCAAAGAACTCTAAAGTgaaagacaaagaggaaaagaaaacttttttataCTCACAAAGCAGATGCCAGAGAGGGAGCTACACTAAAGAAATAGCAGTGACTGAAATATCGAGCAGTTCCCTGGAGATGAAAGTCCCGAAGGGAGCCCTGAGTACCCATCAAGCCTCCAACATCTAGAGGAGCCAGACAACTTTTTCCACAAGTCCTTTTGACACCTGCCTGACACGTGTTCTCAAGTCATGGACTATGTCAACTTGATTCGGGTCCAGTCTGGTCATCCTACGACCCAGGACTTCCTCTTTGCTCTCCCTCATCACCTAGACCAGTGTCCAGTGCTTCTAGTTCCATCTTTGCCTCCTCCCAGATTCGTCCCAAGAACCAACTGCCCTGTCCTTTGCTACTTCCCTGCCCCCTTTCCCAGCCTCCCTTCTACCTCATTCTCTGTAGCTTCTTGAGAGCGGGATCTAGGCCCTATCTACCCTTTGTGCCTTATAAATAAGGAGATTCACGAATATTGCTGCACAGACTGCATTCTTGAGGATAGCAGGCAAACCCTAAAGGCTCCTGAGCAGATGGGCCCTAACAGATCTGTGGCCTTGGAgaagtggaggatggattgggcTGGGACCAGAAAGGATGCTTCCATAGCTGGTTCTTCAGAATGTACAACTAGCTCACCCTGGGTGGAGGGTCCTGGGGGCAGATCCCTCTGTAGGCGCATCAGGGTGTCATGCCGGTGACTCAGCCAGTCCTGGAGAAACAGCCAGTCCTGATGCAGGGAGGCTGCGTGGTGCAGAAGGAATTCTGGGGCCTGAGGAAGACAGGGCGTAGTGAAGCTGGGAAGGGGGGGATGGGCAGAGAATGGGGGCAGAGGGTGGGTGGAGGCTGGACTCACCTTGCCTGAGGGTAGCCCCAGGTGCTGGCTCAGATGGATGAGGTTCTGGGATCCAGGACAGGCTGGATGCAGAGAGTAGACAGAAGGGAGGACTCTCGGAAGGGGCTGTGGCCTGGAAGGTGGGAAGTGCCGGGATGGTACAGAGGTCAGGGTTGTAGGGTCACATCTGAGTCATAGGAgttgggggaaaggagggaatcTGATCCCAGGGACTGAGGGATAAGACTTGTTCTTACCCCCCAGGATGGTGCCGCAGCAGGGGATTGAGTTCTAGGCCTAGGAGCCACTGCACCTCCTCCTCCAGTCTGCCCAGCAGGTTCTGGGCTTGTAGCCCCACAGCTTCTGCAGCAGGCACCACTTTCCTCTGGGCCAAAGCCTTCGCCTAGAGAGGAAGAGGGTGAAGCCTCAGGAGGGCAGCTGCAGATCCTCAGCCCCAGCCACTCAGGACTCTTCAAGTCCAAGCCCCAGGAGCCCAGCCTCATCCCTGGGCCCCAAGCAACTCTCCCTTTCCCTGGGTCTGCAGCTTCTCACCTCTCCCGGGCTCTTCTGAAGGTGACTCTTACTGACAGAATTCCCCTTGATCAGGACTCGGATTCTCTCCTGGGTCTCCTCCTGGGGACACACTAGACTTAGCACAGAGAGAGGGGGCCCCCGCCCCCTTAACCAGGTGATGTCTGCTCACCATGCGCTGCCGCCAGCTCACGATGCGCTGCCGTTTGTCCTGGAGCTCCCAAAGCTCCTGCTGCTTCCGCTGGGCCTCCTCCTTCAGGCTCTGGCTCTGAGCTCTCAGAGAGTTACGGGTGGCCTGGAGTGCAGCCACCTGCAGCCCTAGGGTCAAGGCTTGGctgaaggagggagggagcacACAGGGTTAGGGACAGAGGGATCAAGAGACAAGAAACCCTCcagcagcacccccccccccggccccaccacacacacagagTGGTCATCTCACCGAGCCTCCTGGGGTTCTGTCACTCTCTGTGCCACTTCCTTTAATAGGCCTTGGAGTTTCTCAGCCAAGGCTTGACTCTGCTGAAGGAGAGGGCCCCTCTTTGAAGTCAGTGCCCCGACGGTCCGCCAGCCCTCCTGAGGGTAAGAAGGAGGTCTCCACAGTTAGAGAACTCACAGGGAGTCCTCCGAGCAAAGTTGTCCCTCATCTAACCACCCTCCTTGTGGGGTCCCCTGTTACCTGGATGAGGTGGGTCAAGGAAGGCAGGGCTGGGGATTCTAATATATCTTCCAGTTGTAGCCTATCAAGGACAAAGGAGAATCAGGTGCCTGGAAGGAAACTGGAACTCATCCTCTCCCACCATAGGTGTCTCCTACCTCTGTGTCTCCCCGTCCCCCTGGTCAGTTAGCATCTGCAGCTCGGCAGTCTGCCTTGAAGCCAGGTGCTCTAGTGCCCCCAGGATGTGCGCAGGAGGATGGGAAGTCATCAGGACCTGGTGTGGGGAGGGACTGATcacaggaggaggggaggagggagacaaGACCAGACCCTTCCTTGGACCCTGAGTTTCCTACTCACCTCCATTTCACTGAACCACTGCCTATGGGTCGTGGCAAACAAGTCATCCTGGGTGGTCCTGGGGGAAGATGGCAtttaggggaagggagaagaggccATCTCTATGGCTTGGGACAGGGGTTGGGGAGAAAAGAAGGTCAAGTGGAGGGCAGTGGTAACTCACAACGTCCTTGGATCAGAATGAGGGGTCAACAAGTCTTGGAGGAATTGGATACGAAGGGCACAGACTCTTGTGACTTCTtgctagaaagagagagagcagagtGAGAAGTTACTGCCTGGAGCACAGGCATTGCCACTTGGTAGGggtgccccctcccccaactctgATACTA
This region includes:
- the LOC141509381 gene encoding HAUS augmin-like complex subunit 5 isoform X2; translation: MCLGPMADVWTFLTQRIHNQRTIRKIRGNLFWYSHQESPETGRRRELEAALLRTRAEIAEMDLNLELAEREAVAQDMTQELTLKQIRDAQSKALLLRARATVARRQQRGLRDRTQRLQGQLSHLQDMARKAKADVAFGPRTPMLLALEPDVLQEVTRVCALRIQFLQDLLTPHSDPRTLTTQDDLFATTHRQWFSEMEVLMTSHPPAHILGALEHLASRQTAELQMLTDQGDGETQRLQLEDILESPALPSLTHLIQEGWRTVGALTSKRGPLLQQSQALAEKLQGLLKEVAQRVTEPQEARQALTLGLQVAALQATRNSLRAQSQSLKEEAQRKQQELWELQDKRQRIVSWRQRMEETQERIRVLIKGNSVSKSHLQKSPGEAKALAQRKVVPAAEAVGLQAQNLLGRLEEEVQWLLGLELNPLLRHHPGGPQPLPRVLPSVYSLHPACPGSQNLIHLSQHLGLPSGKAPEFLLHHAASLHQDWLFLQDWLSHRHDTLMRLQRDLPPGPSTQELLQIQESKEKQQQEHLGPILHRLEELMERGLDRIPQLLKAVGDWWDQPGQNALPGELQDQEGLSLQQWKLRWARAQGRRA
- the LOC141509381 gene encoding HAUS augmin-like complex subunit 5 isoform X1 is translated as MDPASLAQEVGRWAAREMGCPAALLPPEPALRRMCLGPMADVWTFLTQRIHNQRTIRKIRGNLFWYSHQESPETGRRRELEAALLRTRAEIAEMDLNLELAEREAVAQDMTQELTLKQIRDAQSKALLLRARATVARRQQRGLRDRTQRLQGQLSHLQDMARKAKADVAFGPRTPMLLALEPDVLQEVTRVCALRIQFLQDLLTPHSDPRTLTTQDDLFATTHRQWFSEMEVLMTSHPPAHILGALEHLASRQTAELQMLTDQGDGETQRLQLEDILESPALPSLTHLIQEGWRTVGALTSKRGPLLQQSQALAEKLQGLLKEVAQRVTEPQEARQALTLGLQVAALQATRNSLRAQSQSLKEEAQRKQQELWELQDKRQRIVSWRQRMEETQERIRVLIKGNSVSKSHLQKSPGEAKALAQRKVVPAAEAVGLQAQNLLGRLEEEVQWLLGLELNPLLRHHPGGPQPLPRVLPSVYSLHPACPGSQNLIHLSQHLGLPSGKAPEFLLHHAASLHQDWLFLQDWLSHRHDTLMRLQRDLPPGPSTQELLQIQESKEKQQQEHLGPILHRLEELMERGLDRIPQLLKAVGDWWDQPGQNALPGELQDQEGLSLQQWKLRWARAQGRRA